The nucleotide sequence ACAGCAGCGAGAAGAAGCCGAAGATGGTCACGCCCCATAGGAAGATTTTCTTGCGGCCGTGGATGTCGGCGGCGCGCCCGAAGGGCACGAGGAAGATGGCCGACGACAGGCTGTAGGCCATGGCGATCCAGGACAGGAGTACCGCGTTCATGACCAGGGCCTTGCCGATGGAAGGCAGCGCCACGTTGATGGAGGACCCCATGAAGGGGGTGAGGAACGACCCCGTGGCGACGACGATGAGGGCGGTTCGTTTGCTCACAGCGTTTTGCATGACGAGTGCTCCGATGCAGGATGTCAGGCGCACCACACGTGTGCAGCGGATTGTAGCACCCGAGGCGCGGGGTGTCAAGCGCGGGGTGGGCGGGCGCGGGCAGGCCCCTCACCCTGGCCCTCTCCCCGCAAGGCAGGGCGAGGGGGAACCCCGCGGCGGCTATGGAAAGCCGCCCTACGTGTTCCGTTGGGGCGGGCGGGCGGCGGGGCTGCGTTTGACGCGCCCCTGGGAAGGTGTTATACTTCGCACAAGCCGCCAAAGCCTGCAAAGACGCAAACAACAGACTGCACGAAGGAGAGTAGTCATATGGCTGAGAAGATGCGCGCCGTGCGCAAGGTCCGGCCCGGCCCAGGGCTGGAAATGACCGAGATTGACATCCCCCGCATCCGGCCCAACGAAGTCCTCGTCAAAGTCCGCGCCACCTCTATCTGCGGCACCGACGTTCACATCTACAAGTGGGACGCCTGGTCGCAAAGCCGCATCAAGCCGCCCATCACCATCGGCCACGAGTTCTGCGGCGACGTGGTGGAGGTGGGCAGCGAGGTGCGGTCGCTCCGGGTCGGCGATTTCATCTCCGCCGATTCCCACATCTTTGACGGGACATGCCACGTCTGCCGCAATGGCCAGCCGCACATCTGCCAGAACCTGGTCATCTTCGGCGTAGACACCAACGGCTCCTACGCCGAGTACGTGGCCGTGCCAGAGACCTCGGCGTGGAAGAACGACCCCGACCTGGATCCGGCCATCGCATCCATCCAGGATCCGCTGGGCAATGCCGTGTACGCCGTGCTGTGCGAGCCGATCACGGGCAAGTCGGTGGCGATTTTCGGCGACGGGCCCATCGGCCTGTTTGCCATCGGCGTGGCGCGGGCGTCGGGCGCGAGCCGCATCTACCACGTCGGCAAGTATCCGGCCCGCATCGCCATCGGGCAGAAGATGGGCACCGACATCGCCATCAACGTGGCCGACGGCGGCGTGGTGGAGCGCATCATGGACGACACCCACGGCCTGGGCGTGGACGTGGCGATAGAGATGACGGGCAACCAGACGGCGGTGGATCAGTCGCTGGCCGTGCTGCGCAAGGGCGGTCGGTGGGTGGCCTTCGGCATCCCGTCGCAGCCCATCACCATTGACCTGAACAAGAGCGTCATCTTCAAGGGCATTACCATCTACGGGATCAACGGGCGGCAACTGTGGCAATCGTGGATGCAGATGCAAGGGCTGTTCCGCGCCGGGTTTGACCCCTCGCCGGTCATCACGCACAAGATCAAACTGGACGAGTTCCAGACGGGATTTGACCTGATGACGGCTGCCAACCGTCAGGCTGCCAAAATCGTGATGTACCCGTAGCCGATAGCCCATAGCCCATAGCCATTAGCCATTGGCTAGAGGCCAAGGGCTAATGGCCAGACGAAAGGAGTGATTGTACACCGATGACTACTGACAAATTTGCGTTCATTGACGAGGAAACCGCTTCGCTGAAGGAGCAGGGGCTGTACATCCACATCCGCACCATTGGCTCGCCGCAGGGCGCGTGGACGGTGGTGGACGGGCGCAAGGTGCTGAACTTCTGCGTCAACAACTACCTGGGGTTCGCGAACCACCCGAAACTCAAGGAGGCCGCCAAGAAGGCGATAGACGAGTGGGGCGTGGGGCCGGCCGCCGTGCGCTCCATCGCCGGCACGATGAGCCTGCACGTGGAGTTTGAGAAGCGCATGGCCGCGTTCAAGGGTGTGGAGGCGGCCGTGTCCTTCCAGTCGGGATTCTGCGCCAACCTGGCGGCGATTCCCACGCTGGTCGGCCCCGAAGATGTCATCTTCTCGGACGAACTGAACCACGCCAGCATCATTGACGGGTGCCGCCTGTCGCGGGCGAAGATCGTGCGCTACCCCCACTGCGACCCCGACGGGCTGGAGGAGGTCATCCGCGCCGAGCCGAAGACCTACCGCCGCGCCCTCATCGTTACGGACGGCGTCTTCTCCATGGACGGGGATGTGGCTCCGCTGGACAAACTCTACGAGGTGGCCCAGCGCCACAACTTCATCCTGATGGTGGATGACGCGCATGGCGAAGGCGTGCTCGGCAAGGGCGGACGTGGCATCGTGGATCACTTCCACCTGCACGGCAAGGTGGATGTGGAGGTGGGCACGTTGTCCAAGGCCTTCGGCGTCGTGGGTGGCGTGGTGGCAGGGAGCCAGCGGGTGGTGGATTACATGCGCCAGAAGGCGCGGCCATTCCTGTTCTCCAGCGCCGTAACTCCCGCCGACGTGGCCGCGTGCATCGCCGCCGTGGACGTGCTGGAGGAGTCCACCGAACTGGTGGATCGCCTGTGGGAGAACACGCGCTACTTCAAGGCCGAGATGAAGCGGCTGGGGTTCAACACCGGCGTGAGCACGACGCCCATCACGCCGGTCATGCTGGGCGAAGCGCCGCTGGCCAAGGAGTTCTCGCGCCGCCTGTTTGAGAACGGCCTGTTCGCCATGGCGCTGGGCTTTCCCACCGTGCCGCGCGGCAAGGCTCGCATCCGCGTGATGATCTCCGCCGTGCACACGAAGGACGACCTGGACAAGGGGCTGGAGATCTTCGCGAAGGTGGGCAAGGAGTTGGGGGTCATCTAGAAGGCTCGCTGTGGCGCGACAGAGGGTACACGGCCGCGCGGATGGTTGGCGTCGTCCGAGGGGGCGGATCCTCGCGCGTAAGGGGCGTTTGGATCGCGAAGGGCACGAAAGGGCGCGAAAGCCACGAAAACCGCGCCCGCGCGGATGTCCACAAGCGCGGGGCTAACCCCCCGCGCTGGGGGTGCGAAGCCCCTTCGGGGCTGAGAATAGCCCGCAGGGCTTTGCCCCTTCAGCCCGATGCTTCAGCGTCGGGCGGGCGGAGCACAACGTGCGACGCACCTCGGAGGTGCGTTGCACGTGTTTTATGCGAGCGGAGAGGGGGATTTGAGGGGGTGAGATCAGTGGGCGCACGGCCGCGCGCCCGCCTCTTTGACGCGGGCGGGGATGTAGAGCAAATTGCCAATTTGCTCCACGCGGGTGGGGGCGAATCGCCGCATGCTCGCGCGGGGGCTGAACCCCCGCGCTGAACGGGCCAAGCCCCCTTCGGGGCTGAGAATAGCCCGCAGGGCTTCGCCCCTTCAGCCCGATGCTTCAGCGTCGGGCAGCCACCGCACCATGCTACGGCGCCACCCGCACGGTCAGATTGCCGACGGCCACGTCGGCCTCCACCTCCACGCGGTTCGTGGCCGTCGCATAGCCGGGCGAGGTGTACGTATCGCCATCGCGCACGTAGCCAGCAGGGAACGACCGACCGGCCAGCGCCGCGCCCGCTCGGATGCGCGCCTCCACCCCACGCGGGATCTCAATCACCAGGTTGCCCACGGCCACCGACACACTCACCGCCGCGCGCCCCTCCGACGGGAGCCTCACCGTCGCATCCCCGACGGCCAGGTTCACCTCGGCCGCGCTCACGTCCAGCGCCGACAGATCGGCGGTCATCTTGCCCACCGACAAATCCAATTCCAGCGTCAGGGGCACGTCAGGGGTCAGGGCCAAGTCCCACGCGCGGGAGTCCTTCCACCCCAACGCCGCCGGCCCCCATTGCTTCTTGTCGCTGGACAGGGACAGGCGGGCGACCTCGCCGCCGCTGAATGCGCGCGACACGGTCTCGCCCCGCGCCAGTTGCAACGACCCCTCGGCCAGATTCCCCGACCCTGCCGGAAGCGCCCGCACGCGCATATCGCCCACCGCCTGCGCGATCTCCACGTCGGCCCGTGCGGCGTTGCCCAGCGGATACGCCACGGTCTCCGTCGTCGCCACGGCCGGGCCGCTGGACGTGGACGCCAGCCACACCCCGCCCACAAGCAACGCCAGGATGAGCGCCAGCGTCAGCAGTGAACCCCACACCGACCGTCGGCCGATGACCAAGTCCAGACCGATGGCGATGAGGATCACCGGCCACATGCGAAGGAGCGTCCCCCACACATCCCACGGCAGGACGCCTAGATTGTTCAGCAAGAGCACAACCCCCAGCCCGATGAGAATGACGGGCCACACCAGTCCGCCTCGGCGCGGCTTCTCCTCCATGATCTAATTCCTCCCCAGGGTTCCGTCGGCCTATCGGCGGCGGAAGATAAGGACCAGCCCCACCGCAATCAGCAAGACCGGCCACAGCGTGTCAAACGTCAGCCACCAGAGCCACGAGACGTGGAGCGTCTCCAGCAGGGCCAGCCCGCCCAGGATGATCAGCCCCACGCCGATGGCGACGGGCAGTGGATGCGAATCGCTCGCCATGGCCTTCTGGAACTCGGAGCCGGCGTTGCGGGCGCGTTCGGCCATCTCGTCGGCGCCCGCGCGGATGGTGGCCTCGGTGGCCGCCGCGGTCTCCATGTCCTCGCGCGGGATCAGCAGCCACAGCAGCAGATACACCAGCACCCCGACCCCGCGCCCGATGCCCAGCAGCACGAACAAGACGCGCACCAGGCCCGCGTCAATCCCCAGGTACTCGCCCAGGCCCCCGCACACCCCGGCGATGACGCGGTTCTTGGCGCTTCGGGTCAGCCGCTTGCCTTCCATGTCCGCCTCCTTACGCGCCCCCGCGTGGGACAAGCGCCCGCCACAGGAGCACAAGGCCCGCCAGGATGAGCGCCGCGGGCAGGACGTACGACAGGCTCACCGCCGCGCCCACAAGCAGGAACACCCCCATGGCGCCCAGGATGACCGCCGGAATCGCCGCCCAGGTCTGGCGCCCCTGCGGCGTCGGCAGGAAGTAAAGCCCGCCGAAAGTCGCCGCCAGCCCCAGGAAGAAGATGCCGCCCACGGCCTCGCCCTGCGCCTTTTCGGCCAGGGCCGCCACCACGCCCAGCGTTACCAGCACCCCGCCCGGAATCAGCGCCCACCAGAAGTCGCGCCGCGTCAGGTAGATGGCCCAGAAGGCCAGGCCGATGGCGCCGAGGAAGATCCCGCCGCTGATGGCGCCCGTGTCGCCCAGGGGGAGCGCCTCCAGGGCGATGACCGCCGCAAGCCCGAGCAGCGTGAACCCCGGGATAAGCGCCCACCAGTGCATGCGGTCCGTGGCGTACCGATACAGGAACGCCGCGCCCCCCACAGCGAACAGCGCCGCCCAGAACAAGTCCCCCGCGCCGGCGAGCACCCCCAGATTGTCCAGCAGGAACAGCAATCCGGCCAGGACCAGCACCGCGCCGAACACCAACCGAACATCAAGTCGTTTCATGCCACGTCCCTCCTACAGGTCTTCATGCAGACTCGCGTAGATTTGCGGTCATTTTCCTCCCGCCCGATGGTAAACGCTGTTGGCACACGAGAATCGCGAAGAGCCGCGCAAGGCGCGAAAAGCACTCGCGTTTTTCACGCCGCTGCGTGCGCCTCGTGCCTCAAACGTTGCCCCTGCCCTACATACGCTCCGCGCCCGCGAATAGCCCGACCGCACGTGAATCAAGCATTCGCCAGGTTCGTGGTTCTGGCATCCTCACCTCCTCGGGCGGACAAAGCCGCGCACCAGAATGACCAGCCCCAACACGATGAGCAGGACGGGCCAGTACGCGCCAAGCAGGTTCGGCCCGCCCAAGAACGACGCGAACACGGCGAACAGGATGAGGCTGATGAAGACGAGCCAGGCCCCCGCCGAAATCTCGCCGCGCTTGCCTGCGATGATGCCCGATAGCAGCGTGCCCAGGCCCACGAACCCAGGGATGAGCGCCCAGGCGTAGGCCCAAGAATCCCAGTTGCCCGTCGCGTTCTGCCAGTACAGCAAGCCGCCGATGCCCCCGACGATGCACGCCGGTACGGCCATCTCGGGCACGCCGGTCAGCAGGCCGATGAGCAGCAGGATGACGCCCACGCTGACGATGATCAGCGGCCAGCCGCCCGGGCCGAAGATGCGCGCCTCCAGGCCGGGCACCAGTTGCGCGGCCAGGAACCAGGCGCCCAGCAGGATGAGCACCAGGCCACCGGCCAGATTGGATTTGCGTTTGGGGTTCATGTTTTCTCCTCTGCATCAGCGTCTGGCGGCCAACGCACGATTCCTGCCACCAGGAGTAAGCCCACCATTGTCTTGGCGTCGCAGATTTCACCGGCCCGAACCATGTTCAGGGCCTCGGCCAGGGGAATCCGCGCCACCTGGATGCTCTCGTCATCCTCGGGAGACTGCTCGCCTGGCGACAGGCCCACGGCTAGAAACAGATGGAGCCACTCGTCGCAGAAGCCTGGGGACGTGTAGAACCCGACGAGCGGGCGGAACTCCTCTGCGCGAAAGCCCGTCTCCTCGGCCAGTTCGCGGCGGGCACAATCCACGGGAGCCTCGCCCGATTCCAGCGTCCCCGCCGGTATCTCCCACAGTTCGCGCCCGGCGGGCCTGCGAAACTGCCGCACAAGGAGCACCCGGCCCTCGTCGTCCAGCGCCACAATGCCCACCGCGCCCCGCGCTTCCACAACCTCGCGGGTGGTGCGCCGCCCGCTGCGCAAAGCCACCTCGTCCACGCGCAGGCGGACAAGTCGTCCTTCGTAGACGAGGCGGCTGCTGAGTGTGCGTTCGGTTTTCACGTTACGGGATGACCAAATGCTGGCCAGGGTAGATGATGTTCACGTTGGACAAGTTGTTTGCCAGAGCGATGGCCTGCACCGACGTGCCGTACATGAGCGCGATGCGGTACAGGGTTTCGCCGGGCTTGACCACGTGAGTCTTGGCTCCCGGCGGCGGAGTTGTCGCCCCTGACGGGATGATGAGCCGCTGGCCCACCTGCAGAAGCGACGGATTCAGGATGCGGTTCACCGACGCCAGGGTCTGCCACGAGACACCGTACCGCGCCGCGATGCTATACAGCGTATCGCCGGGCTTCACCACGTACACGTCGGCAGAAACCGGCTGGCCCGGAATTGTCAGGACCTGCCCGACCTTGATGAGATAGTTGGGCAGCAGGTTGTTGGCCTGAGCGATGGCCTCCACCGTCGTGCCGTACCGCCGCGCCAGCGAGTACACCGTGTCGCCCCACTGGACCACGTGCTGGACGGGCACAGGCGTCGCGGTAGGCGCGGGCGTGGCCGTCCGGGTAATCGGGACGGCGGTGGGCGCAGGTGTGGCCGTGGCCCCAGGCGATGGTGT is from Chloroflexota bacterium and encodes:
- the tdh gene encoding L-threonine 3-dehydrogenase; translation: MAEKMRAVRKVRPGPGLEMTEIDIPRIRPNEVLVKVRATSICGTDVHIYKWDAWSQSRIKPPITIGHEFCGDVVEVGSEVRSLRVGDFISADSHIFDGTCHVCRNGQPHICQNLVIFGVDTNGSYAEYVAVPETSAWKNDPDLDPAIASIQDPLGNAVYAVLCEPITGKSVAIFGDGPIGLFAIGVARASGASRIYHVGKYPARIAIGQKMGTDIAINVADGGVVERIMDDTHGLGVDVAIEMTGNQTAVDQSLAVLRKGGRWVAFGIPSQPITIDLNKSVIFKGITIYGINGRQLWQSWMQMQGLFRAGFDPSPVITHKIKLDEFQTGFDLMTAANRQAAKIVMYP
- a CDS encoding glycine C-acetyltransferase, with protein sequence MTTDKFAFIDEETASLKEQGLYIHIRTIGSPQGAWTVVDGRKVLNFCVNNYLGFANHPKLKEAAKKAIDEWGVGPAAVRSIAGTMSLHVEFEKRMAAFKGVEAAVSFQSGFCANLAAIPTLVGPEDVIFSDELNHASIIDGCRLSRAKIVRYPHCDPDGLEEVIRAEPKTYRRALIVTDGVFSMDGDVAPLDKLYEVAQRHNFILMVDDAHGEGVLGKGGRGIVDHFHLHGKVDVEVGTLSKAFGVVGGVVAGSQRVVDYMRQKARPFLFSSAVTPADVAACIAAVDVLEESTELVDRLWENTRYFKAEMKRLGFNTGVSTTPITPVMLGEAPLAKEFSRRLFENGLFAMALGFPTVPRGKARIRVMISAVHTKDDLDKGLEIFAKVGKELGVI
- a CDS encoding PspC domain-containing protein, which gives rise to MEGKRLTRSAKNRVIAGVCGGLGEYLGIDAGLVRVLFVLLGIGRGVGVLVYLLLWLLIPREDMETAAATEATIRAGADEMAERARNAGSEFQKAMASDSHPLPVAIGVGLIILGGLALLETLHVSWLWWLTFDTLWPVLLIAVGLVLIFRRR
- a CDS encoding NUDIX hydrolase; translation: MKTERTLSSRLVYEGRLVRLRVDEVALRSGRRTTREVVEARGAVGIVALDDEGRVLLVRQFRRPAGRELWEIPAGTLESGEAPVDCARRELAEETGFRAEEFRPLVGFYTSPGFCDEWLHLFLAVGLSPGEQSPEDDESIQVARIPLAEALNMVRAGEICDAKTMVGLLLVAGIVRWPPDADAEEKT
- a CDS encoding LysM peptidoglycan-binding domain-containing protein, with amino-acid sequence MSTKRIRFILAVVLVLVAGLTACTRPKPPVAETPVSTAAGVQPRATVPPGTPAVVPTGATVIAVGPTPTYEMPTLTPSPGATATPAPTAVPITRTATPAPTATPVPVQHVVQWGDTVYSLARRYGTTVEAIAQANNLLPNYLIKVGQVLTIPGQPVSADVYVVKPGDTLYSIAARYGVSWQTLASVNRILNPSLLQVGQRLIIPSGATTPPPGAKTHVVKPGETLYRIALMYGTSVQAIALANNLSNVNIIYPGQHLVIP